ACCACATCGCCCTGTTGAAAAAGCAGGTATGATCGCCGAATGACATGCTCACGTGTGTTGGTATGCAAACGCCCCCCCAATCGTTCTATCCAGTTTCCAGGCTGACGCAGTGTATCATACACCGTCTGGCCGAATACACTCAACCGACGAATATAGATGTTCCCGATAATCCGTCCTTCAAAAGGTTTGAATGGATTGGTTTCAATCTGATTAACTTCTCCCGTTTGTAGGCGGCTGTTGTATACATCCTGAAAAACAGCATCGTATAACTGGCGAGTCAGCCGATGCCGGTACATCCGTTCTTTTAGGCGGCTATAAAAAATGCTATCTCGCAGGAGTGAGCTGTCTGTAACGGCGGTTAACTTAATGGCCATCAGCGAGTCGGTAGGCCCATATTGTATCGATTTAGGTTGCAGGGTATCTACCCGAACCCGGTCTGGATTCAATCGGAACCGGGTGCTGTCTGTCCGTTGCCGATTGGTATCCTGCTGCGCCTTTACCTCTACCATACATCCGGCAAATAGCATCAGGCACACTGCAATACAGCGTAGCCTAACTACATATCTGTTCGGATATACCTGATACATGGACTAAAGATCTAGTACTTAGAGTATGATGAGCCAAAATAGTTTAATACCGATAACTCCTGACCAAGAACGCTTAAGGCTATATTTTCTAATTATAATCCAATTAAAACTCAACTACAACATACATACGTAGACAAGCCATTTCAAGTTTCAGATCAATCGGGACTACAATTGACCCGTTGGTCAACTTAAATCAACGATCAGTTCCATTAACCTACCAATTAACCAACTAAGTAGTCAACTGTTTTTGAAGCCAGTAATCCCGCTGACGCTCGGAGCCAAACTGAAAATAATGGAAGCCCAGCCGCTCGAAGCCCATTTTCTGGTAGAACGCTATAGCCCGTACGTTACGCTCCCATACCCCCAGCCAGACGGATGTATACCCCTGAATACGCGCCCAGTCGAGACAATGCTGCATGAGTATACGTCCCTGGCCTTGCCCAAGTTGCGTTTGTAACAGATAAATACGCTGAATTTCGATGGCGTTCCGATCCATCATTCGGCGAGGAGGGCGGCCACGGCGGAGTTTAGCGTACCCGACGGGTTGTCCATCAGGTGTTTCCATTACAAAGAAAAACGACTTAGGATCAGCTAACTCAGCTTCTATAATCGGCAATGAAAAGGCCGACTGGATATATTCCTCAACCAGTTCGGCAGCGTTGTATGGCGGTCCAAACGTATCACGCATAGTCACCGCCGACATATCAGTAAGCAGGGCCGCATCGGCCAGCGTAGCAGGGCGAATTGTCAAAGGAATTACGATTAATAGTATACGATGTGCGATTATAGCCCGAAATTCGCTTTATTGTTCATCATTCATTGTTTGACCGTTGCAAATGCAATTAGTTTATCCCCTTGTACTGGCATCCGGTTCACCCCGACGGAAGCAACTCATGACCGATGCTGGTTTCTCATTTACCATCGAAACCCGACCAACCGACGAATTTTTTCCGGCAACTATGCCCGTCGATGAGGTAGCTGAATATCTGGCCCGTGAGAAAGCTACTCAATTCCAGGCTGATTTAGGCAATCGAATCATTCTGTGTGCCGATACGGTCGTTATTCTGGATGATCAGATTCTGAACAAACCCCAGGATGAAGCGGATGCACAGCGGATGCTACGTAGCCTGGCTGGGCGCACCCACCGCGTTCGGACAGGCGTTGCGATTCTATCGCCCGACGGGCTGACGTCATTTACAGACGAAACCATTGTGCAGTTTGCCAACTTATCCGACGACGAAATCGTGTATTACATCCGGACCTGCCACCCTTTCGATAAAGCTGGTTCTTACGGCGCTCAGGATTTTATCGGACTGGTTGGTATTGAGCGGCTGGAAGGCTCTTTTTATACCGTAATGGGATTGCCTACGCACCGCGTTTATCAGGCATTGAAACGATTTTTAAAGAGTGAAAGGGCGAAAGAGTGAAAGAGCGAACAGTAGCTTGCGTCAGTATTTCGCTCTTTCACTCTTCCGCTTCGATTCACTCTTTATGCATCTCCCTATTGGCCATACTGGCGTTCATTATGAAATTTTCGTCCGGTCGTTTGCTGACTCTAACAGCGACGGCATTGGCGATCTTAATGGCCTTACGGCCAACCTTGATTATCTGAAAGATCTGGGCATTTCGGCCATCTGGCTCATGCCCATTAGTCCATCGCCCAGTTACCACAAATACGACGTTACGGACTATTATGGCATCGATCCGGAATATGGTACGCTGGATGATTTCAAACGACTGATTCAGGAAGCCCATCAGCGGGGTATTGCGATCATTATCGACCTGGTTTTACATCATACCAGCATACAGCATCCGTGGTTTCGGGAGGCAGCAAAAGGCCCTCACAACCCGTACTGGAATTTCTACAAATGGCTTCGCCCCGAAGAGATTAAAGCGCGTAATCTGGCCACGCGCGATATTACGGCCGATTCCGACGAGCGGAACCCCTGGCATTCGGTAGCAGGGGCCAGATACCCCGAGAAATACTATGGAATGTTCTGGCAGGGAATGCCCGACCTGAATTTCGATCACCAACCCGTGCGCAACGAAGTTTTTAACATTGTGCGTTACTGGCTCAATGATATCGGTGTAGATGGCTTTCGGCTCGATGCAGCCCGACACCTCTATCGCGATTACGAGGAAACAAAAAACCACGATTTCTGGGAGGAGTTTGGCCGGAAGGTCGAAGCAGCCAAGCCGGGTGCTTACACTGTAGGCGAAGTCTGGACGCGGCCCGAACGCATTGCCCCGTATTATCGGGGTCTGAAAGCCAATTTCAATTTCGATCTTCGGCTGATGATTGAAGAAATTGTTCGCCAGGAAGACGATACTGAGGATATGATTCAGTTTCTGGCCTATGTTCATGCCGCTTTCGGCCATGTAAACCCACAGTTTATCGATGCCCTCATCTTGTCGAACCACGATCAGAACCGGATCGGCAGTTTGCTGAAGGGTAACCTGAACCATCTGAAAGTGGCGGCCAGTCTGCTGCTAACCTTGCCGGGTCTGCCCTATCTGTATTATGGCGAGGAAATTGGCATGCGGGGCGTAAAGCCCGACGAAAATATCCGGGAACCGTTCCTTTGGGATACGCGTGATCGAGATAAGCAGCGCACCTACTGGCGACGCGGGCGCTACAGCACCAGCCGAAGCATTCGTCCTCTGGCCCAGCAGAGAATCGACCCAGACTCGTTGTTCGCCCATTACAAACGACTGATTCAGTACCGAAACAGTCATTCGGTGCTGAATAACAACCTGAGCCGGTTAAAGCAATCGGGCATTCGCCAGAAAGGTACGGTTGCCTTTATCCGCTATCTGGAAAATGGGCCACGTGTTCTGGTGATTCATAACCTAACCAAAGACCCCATTAACGTTGTGCTATCGCCCGATGAGTACTGGTGCCATCAGATCGTTTTCGACACCGTACCGGGTAGTCAGCTCAGCAAAGATCGGGTTCAGATACCGGCCTACGGATGCGTTGTACTGGAATAAAGATGATTGCTCTTGTTAACCTAGTTGTACCAATACCATTACTAATTTATCTGGCCAGCCTAGTCAGGTACGCTTAAAAAGTATTTATGAAATTCTATCTTTTTTTTCCACTGCTTTTACTGGCAACATCGCTGTTCGGGCAGGAACCATCGGCAACACAAATTGATCAACACATCCGCTACCTGGCATCCGACAAGATGCAGGGACGCGGCACAGGTAGTCCCGAAAATGCAAAAGCCGCTCGCTACGTTGAAAAACTGTTCAAAAAATATAAGCTTACCCCCTTAGGGTCCGACGGATATTACCAGCCCTTTACGGCCAAAGTCAGGCGAGTCATTGTGCCGGATAGCCTTCGGGAAGCCCGAAACGTACTTGGTTTTCTGGACAACAGCGCACTGTATACCATTGTGATTGGCGCTCACTACGACCACCTGGGTTTGGGCAGACAGGGCAGCTCGAAGGATTCGATACCGGAGGGCAAAATTCATAATGGAGCAGACGACAATGCATCGGGCGTAGCCGGACTGCTGGAAATGGCCCGTTACTTCAGCCAAAACCAGGTAAAAGAACCGTATAATTTTCTGTTTATCGCCTTTGGTGCAGAAGAGCTGGGGTTGCAGGGATCACGCTATTTCCTGAACAATCCGACGCTACCGCTCGAAAAGATGAATTGTATGATTTGCATGGACATGATTGGTCGCTACAATCCCGAACGGGGCGTGGGTATTGGCGGGTATGGCACCAGCGATGCCTGGCCCACTGTGTTTAAAGGCGTTGAGAGCAGCATTAAATTCTTTACGGATCGAGCCGGAAATGGAGGTTCCGACAATGCGGCTTTTTACGCCAAACAGATTCCGGTACTGTTTTTTCATACGGGCGGTCACCCCGATTACCATAAATCCACCGACGATTCGGACAAAATTGACATAAACGCTGAAGAAGCCATTCTACGACTGGAAATCAGGCTCCTGGAAAATGCCATGCAGCTACCTAAAATGACATTTACCCCTGTCAAGTAAGGCGGGTGGGAATAACTCGCCATTTAGCTATAAACTGTGTGGGTTTCCACCGCAACGGCGGACGTTCCGCCCCACCGTTATGACAAAATATATTCTTTCAATCCTTCTTCTTGCTCCGTTTTATACTAACGCGCAAAACCGTCCGGCAACTCGTCCGAATATCATTTTCATTCTGGCCGACGACCTCGGCTACGGCGATGTAGGTATTAACGGGCAGCACTTGATAAAGACACCTAACATCGACCGACTAGCCCGCGAAGGCATGCAGTTTACGCAGTTTTATGCGGGTACGTCGGTCTGTGCTCCTTCACGGTCATCCCTTTTAACCGGAAAGCATACGGGGCATACGTACATTCGGGGCAACAAAGAAGTGCAACCCGAAGGCCAGCAACCCATTGCTGATTCAGTTACTACCGTAGCCGAACTTCTGCGACAGGCTGGTTATGCAACGGCGGCTTTTGGCAAATGGGGTTTAGGGCCAGTTGGTTCAGAAGGGGACCCTAACAGGCAGGGCTTTGACCGATTTTATGGCTACAACTGTCAGGCGCTGGCGCACCGCTATTACCCCGACCATTTGTGGGACAATGCCCAAAAGATCGCATTACCAGGAAATGAACAGCTACGGCAGGCAAACCAGTACGCTCCCGACCTGATTCAGAAACAGACGCTACGTTTTCTGGATGATCGTGACGGCAAGCAGCCGTTCTT
This window of the Spirosoma aerolatum genome carries:
- a CDS encoding GNAT family N-acetyltransferase codes for the protein MTIRPATLADAALLTDMSAVTMRDTFGPPYNAAELVEEYIQSAFSLPIIEAELADPKSFFFVMETPDGQPVGYAKLRRGRPPRRMMDRNAIEIQRIYLLQTQLGQGQGRILMQHCLDWARIQGYTSVWLGVWERNVRAIAFYQKMGFERLGFHYFQFGSERQRDYWLQKQLTT
- a CDS encoding Maf family protein is translated as MQLVYPLVLASGSPRRKQLMTDAGFSFTIETRPTDEFFPATMPVDEVAEYLAREKATQFQADLGNRIILCADTVVILDDQILNKPQDEADAQRMLRSLAGRTHRVRTGVAILSPDGLTSFTDETIVQFANLSDDEIVYYIRTCHPFDKAGSYGAQDFIGLVGIERLEGSFYTVMGLPTHRVYQALKRFLKSERAKE
- a CDS encoding alpha-amylase family glycosyl hydrolase, which gives rise to MHLPIGHTGVHYEIFVRSFADSNSDGIGDLNGLTANLDYLKDLGISAIWLMPISPSPSYHKYDVTDYYGIDPEYGTLDDFKRLIQEAHQRGIAIIIDLVLHHTSIQHPWFREAAKGPHNPYWNFYKWLRPEEIKARNLATRDITADSDERNPWHSVAGARYPEKYYGMFWQGMPDLNFDHQPVRNEVFNIVRYWLNDIGVDGFRLDAARHLYRDYEETKNHDFWEEFGRKVEAAKPGAYTVGEVWTRPERIAPYYRGLKANFNFDLRLMIEEIVRQEDDTEDMIQFLAYVHAAFGHVNPQFIDALILSNHDQNRIGSLLKGNLNHLKVAASLLLTLPGLPYLYYGEEIGMRGVKPDENIREPFLWDTRDRDKQRTYWRRGRYSTSRSIRPLAQQRIDPDSLFAHYKRLIQYRNSHSVLNNNLSRLKQSGIRQKGTVAFIRYLENGPRVLVIHNLTKDPINVVLSPDEYWCHQIVFDTVPGSQLSKDRVQIPAYGCVVLE
- a CDS encoding M20/M25/M40 family metallo-hydrolase translates to MKFYLFFPLLLLATSLFGQEPSATQIDQHIRYLASDKMQGRGTGSPENAKAARYVEKLFKKYKLTPLGSDGYYQPFTAKVRRVIVPDSLREARNVLGFLDNSALYTIVIGAHYDHLGLGRQGSSKDSIPEGKIHNGADDNASGVAGLLEMARYFSQNQVKEPYNFLFIAFGAEELGLQGSRYFLNNPTLPLEKMNCMICMDMIGRYNPERGVGIGGYGTSDAWPTVFKGVESSIKFFTDRAGNGGSDNAAFYAKQIPVLFFHTGGHPDYHKSTDDSDKIDINAEEAILRLEIRLLENAMQLPKMTFTPVK